Proteins found in one Candidatus Latescibacter sp. genomic segment:
- a CDS encoding HNH endonuclease signature motif containing protein, translated as MHYSKNELKFLELVRQNYYTVLENGEIYRTLCKFCRSDCFNKVLVSSDKRGYCTIKFPYKKKVYGAFVHRIVYSFFHGEIPDGMQINHIDGNKGNNALSNLEVVTPKENTRHAIHVIKTMKNHGINHYRACLKPADIAKILYFHHRRTYSSIDLAAMFGVSRGYIMEICRLEKWRCLFGKEYILSGAGYFGKKKAGI; from the coding sequence ATGCATTATTCGAAAAATGAATTGAAGTTTCTTGAACTCGTTCGCCAGAACTATTATACGGTATTAGAAAATGGCGAGATTTACAGGACATTATGCAAGTTCTGCAGATCGGATTGTTTTAACAAAGTGTTAGTTAGCTCCGATAAGAGAGGTTATTGCACTATTAAATTCCCTTACAAAAAGAAAGTATACGGCGCTTTTGTCCATAGAATTGTCTATAGTTTTTTCCATGGCGAAATTCCGGATGGTATGCAGATCAATCATATCGATGGCAATAAGGGGAATAATGCCCTTTCGAATCTTGAAGTAGTTACTCCCAAAGAAAATACTAGACATGCCATCCATGTAATAAAAACCATGAAAAATCACGGAATCAACCATTATAGAGCTTGCCTCAAACCGGCAGATATCGCTAAAATCTTATATTTCCATCATCGCCGTACCTATTCATCCATAGATCTCGCCGCCATGTTTGGTGTTTCAAGAGGCTATATCATGGAAATTTGCAGATTAGAGAAGTGGCGCTGTCTTTTCGGTAAAGAATACATTCTTTCTGGTGCAGGTTATTTTGGAAAAAAGAAAGCCGGCATTTAA